In Chloroflexota bacterium, one genomic interval encodes:
- a CDS encoding S8 family serine peptidase, translated as MPEQETFYYAGGRKIPLQRDPERYAVRYREPEVTTRSARSAVESEREEAERAAGAVERVEVPRRNLVILRCQTVTTRNAEGKTAHPEDLAHRSDVEFVTPVYRETTQGLQLIPTDEFNVRFKPDVTPEQIAELNAQYDVEIVRQSKWSPQEYILRVTNPQERSVIDVANAYYESGLTEWAEPNFLTEGRKHFLPNDPLLAHQWHLENTGQGGGTAGEDVHAQEAWDITRGDPDITIAILDDGVDVDHPDLAANIHPAGYDFFDDDDNPRPRYFAAPYNETNDNDIHGTPCAGVAAACGNNGTGVAGIAYQCRILPIKIWGAPSLAPNSVIADSIRYAAQHAAVLSGSWSSAESDTVRQAIEDVSQHARNGRGVLVFFSSGNDPAWRGRSVAFPARVDAAIAVGASTNQGRRSGYSNYGPELDFVAPSNGGTQGIWTTDVSYTDRGYNLGDDGSGGDDGLYTNSFGGTSSACPLAAGVGALVLSVRPDLPAALVRRILRETCDKIGNRPYVNGRNDEYGWGRINAHRAVSTARFAPIGNRRSKEMHRAWCPWARRMADHNKVYFLSVEEGLDAGYNGCWYCLRPYDTG; from the coding sequence AACGTTACGCCGTCCGCTACCGGGAGCCCGAGGTGACCACGCGGTCCGCCCGCTCCGCTGTGGAGTCCGAACGAGAGGAGGCCGAGCGAGCCGCCGGCGCCGTCGAGCGGGTGGAAGTCCCCCGTCGCAATCTGGTCATCCTGCGCTGCCAAACGGTCACAACACGCAACGCGGAGGGAAAAACGGCACACCCGGAGGACCTGGCCCATCGGTCCGACGTGGAGTTCGTCACCCCCGTCTACCGGGAGACGACACAAGGGCTCCAGCTGATCCCCACGGACGAGTTCAACGTGCGATTCAAGCCGGACGTGACGCCCGAACAGATCGCCGAGCTCAACGCCCAGTATGACGTCGAAATCGTGCGTCAGAGCAAATGGTCCCCCCAGGAGTATATCCTGCGCGTGACCAACCCACAAGAGCGCAGCGTGATCGACGTGGCCAACGCTTACTATGAAAGTGGGCTCACCGAGTGGGCCGAACCCAACTTCCTGACGGAGGGCCGCAAACATTTTTTACCAAATGACCCGCTCCTGGCCCACCAATGGCACCTGGAGAACACCGGCCAGGGCGGGGGAACCGCCGGCGAGGACGTCCACGCCCAAGAAGCATGGGATATCACGAGGGGCGACCCGGACATCACCATCGCGATCCTGGACGACGGCGTAGACGTGGACCATCCCGATCTGGCAGCCAACATCCATCCCGCAGGGTACGACTTCTTCGATGACGATGATAACCCTCGGCCGCGCTATTTCGCGGCCCCCTATAACGAGACCAACGACAATGACATCCATGGCACACCCTGCGCAGGGGTGGCAGCCGCCTGCGGGAACAACGGCACCGGCGTAGCCGGCATCGCCTATCAGTGCCGCATCCTGCCCATCAAGATCTGGGGAGCTCCCAGCCTGGCCCCCAACAGCGTGATCGCCGACAGCATCCGCTACGCCGCCCAACACGCGGCCGTGCTCAGCGGGTCGTGGTCCAGCGCCGAAAGCGACACGGTCCGCCAAGCCATCGAGGATGTGAGCCAACACGCACGCAACGGCCGGGGGGTGCTGGTCTTCTTCTCCTCGGGGAACGATCCCGCCTGGCGGGGCCGCTCCGTGGCGTTCCCCGCTCGAGTCGACGCCGCCATCGCGGTGGGCGCCTCCACGAATCAAGGGCGTCGCTCCGGATATTCCAACTACGGCCCGGAGCTGGACTTCGTCGCCCCCAGCAACGGCGGCACCCAGGGGATCTGGACCACGGATGTGTCCTACACCGACCGCGGCTACAATCTGGGAGACGACGGATCGGGCGGCGATGACGGGCTGTACACGAACTCGTTCGGGGGGACCTCCTCCGCATGCCCACTGGCAGCCGGTGTGGGCGCGCTGGTGCTCTCCGTACGTCCGGATCTCCCGGCGGCGCTGGTGCGCCGGATCCTGCGGGAGACCTGCGACAAGATCGGCAACCGACCTTATGTCAATGGGCGCAATGATGAGTACGGATGGGGGCGGATCAATGCGCACCGGGCCGTCTCCACCGCCCGATTCGCTCCCATCGGCAACCGGCGCAGCAAGGAGATGCACCGAGCGTGGTGCCCGTGGGCCCGCCGGATGGCCGACCACAACAAGGTGTACTTCCTCTCCGTGGAAGAGGGACTGGACGCGGGGTACAACGGCTGCTGGTATTGCCTGCGCCCGTATGACACCGGATGA
- a CDS encoding NAD-dependent epimerase/dehydratase family protein — protein sequence MQLDDRIRETLRGRTVLVTGAAGFIGSHLTDALVELGANVHIFVRASSRGLQNLSPEVLKAVTIHWGNLVDPYSTRAAVRAVKQDATEPPIIFHLAAQAHVGESWIRPLETFMNNTIATLNLLQAIVDEDLELFKFDLAGTSEEFGNINEDQRDFYRFREDGVVVFDERSPLNPQSPYATSKVAADFLGKNYYQAYGVPVVGTRMFNNFGPRQSPRYLTGTIITQALSRDKVVMGNPDATRDYTYVLDGVRGHLYATVFGEPGRTYAYGFGDDISNKAWAEMILKVGQDIGIWGEKELIIDPSRYRPGTTELRRLGVDYSTFKEHTGWMPEYSREEGLRETILYYHQARSRWLGMQDWA from the coding sequence ATGCAACTGGATGACCGGATTCGAGAGACTTTACGAGGCCGCACGGTGCTGGTCACCGGGGCGGCGGGCTTTATCGGCAGCCATCTGACAGATGCCTTGGTGGAGCTGGGGGCCAATGTGCACATCTTCGTGCGGGCCTCCTCTCGCGGCCTGCAGAACCTCTCCCCGGAGGTGTTGAAGGCCGTCACTATCCATTGGGGCAACCTGGTGGATCCTTACTCCACCCGTGCGGCCGTTCGGGCCGTGAAGCAGGATGCGACGGAGCCTCCGATTATCTTCCACTTGGCGGCCCAGGCGCATGTGGGGGAGTCCTGGATTCGGCCGCTGGAGACGTTCATGAACAACACCATTGCCACGCTCAACCTGCTGCAGGCCATCGTGGACGAGGACCTGGAGCTCTTCAAGTTCGACCTGGCGGGGACGTCCGAAGAGTTCGGCAACATCAACGAGGATCAACGGGACTTCTATCGGTTCCGTGAGGACGGAGTGGTCGTCTTCGATGAGCGATCTCCGCTGAACCCGCAGAGTCCATATGCGACGTCTAAGGTGGCGGCCGATTTCCTGGGCAAGAACTACTACCAGGCCTATGGCGTCCCGGTGGTCGGGACCCGGATGTTCAACAACTTCGGCCCCCGGCAGAGCCCACGCTACCTGACCGGCACCATCATCACGCAGGCGTTGTCTCGAGATAAGGTCGTGATGGGCAACCCGGACGCGACCCGGGATTACACCTACGTGCTGGATGGTGTGCGAGGCCACCTCTATGCGACCGTGTTCGGGGAGCCCGGCCGGACGTATGCCTACGGGTTTGGCGACGACATCAGCAACAAGGCATGGGCGGAGATGATCCTGAAGGTGGGGCAGGATATCGGGATCTGGGGGGAGAAGGAGCTCATCATCGACCCCTCCCGGTATCGCCCTGGGACAACAGAGCTCCGCCGTTTGGGCGTGGATTACTCCACCTTCAAGGAGCACACCGGGTGGATGCCCGAGTACTCCCGGGAGGAGGGGTTGCGAGAGACGATCCTGTACTACCATCAGGCCCGTAGCCGATGGCTGGGGATGCAGGACTGGGCGTGA
- the lepA gene encoding elongation factor 4, translating to MDLERIRNFCIIAHIDHGKSTLADRLLQITGTVSEREMRDQVLDDMDLEREKGVTIKASAVRMVYTHTDGVTYELNLIDTPGHVDFSYEVSRALAACEGALLVVDASQGIEAQTLANLYLALEHDLEIIPVVNKIDLPAARPDEVAHEIAELLGVDEASVIRVSAKEGTNVEQVLRAVVEQVPPPKGDPEAPLRALIFDSHYDAYKGVIAYVRMVDGRVRADEPLLLMSSGVETLPMEIGVFTPSMRPTGELSAGEVGYIATGLKTVQECRVGDTITLAANPATEPLPGYRPMKPMVFASVYPAEGEDYNLLREALEKLQLNDAALTFQPETSQALGFGFRCGFLGLFHMEIVQERLEREYDLDIVFTAPSVEYRVRKTNGEEIIVDNPADLPPENEIEEIAEPWVEISIFTPTEFIGTVMELVTRRRGEFKNQEYLDQRRVLLTYKIPLGEILVDFYNELKARTRGYASLDYQFDGYRPADMVRLDVLVNQQPVDALSMIVHRDQAYIKGQRLVSKMKEVIPRQLFTVPIQAAVGKKVISRANVKALRKDVLAKCYGGDVTRKRKLLERQKAGKKRMKKVGRVEIPQEAFFTMLRLEEE from the coding sequence ATGGATCTGGAGCGTATTCGAAACTTCTGCATCATTGCACATATCGACCACGGCAAGTCGACATTGGCCGATCGGCTGTTACAGATCACCGGGACCGTGAGCGAGCGGGAGATGCGGGATCAGGTCCTGGATGACATGGATCTGGAGCGCGAGAAGGGGGTTACCATCAAGGCGTCGGCCGTGCGGATGGTGTACACGCACACGGACGGCGTGACTTATGAGCTCAATCTGATCGATACGCCCGGCCATGTCGATTTCTCCTATGAGGTCTCTCGGGCCCTGGCCGCGTGCGAGGGTGCCCTCCTGGTGGTGGATGCTTCTCAGGGCATCGAGGCGCAGACGCTGGCCAATCTCTATCTGGCCCTGGAGCACGACTTGGAGATCATCCCCGTGGTCAACAAGATCGACCTCCCGGCGGCCCGCCCCGATGAGGTGGCCCACGAGATCGCCGAACTGCTGGGCGTGGACGAGGCGTCGGTCATTCGTGTCTCCGCCAAGGAGGGCACGAATGTGGAGCAGGTGCTTCGGGCGGTAGTGGAGCAGGTCCCGCCTCCCAAGGGAGATCCCGAGGCCCCCTTGCGCGCCCTGATCTTTGACTCTCACTACGACGCCTATAAGGGCGTGATCGCGTACGTCCGTATGGTGGACGGGCGCGTTCGTGCCGATGAGCCGTTGCTGCTGATGTCATCGGGGGTGGAAACGCTTCCGATGGAGATCGGCGTGTTCACGCCCTCCATGCGTCCTACCGGCGAACTGTCGGCGGGGGAGGTGGGGTACATCGCCACGGGGCTGAAGACGGTGCAGGAGTGTCGGGTGGGGGATACCATCACCCTGGCGGCGAACCCGGCGACCGAGCCGCTCCCCGGCTATCGGCCGATGAAGCCCATGGTCTTCGCCTCCGTATATCCCGCCGAGGGCGAGGATTACAATCTGCTGCGAGAGGCGCTTGAGAAGCTTCAGCTCAACGATGCGGCGCTGACCTTCCAGCCGGAGACCTCGCAGGCCCTGGGGTTTGGCTTCCGCTGCGGGTTCCTGGGGCTGTTCCATATGGAGATCGTGCAGGAGCGGCTGGAGCGGGAGTACGATCTGGATATCGTGTTTACGGCTCCGTCGGTGGAGTATCGGGTGCGCAAGACCAACGGCGAGGAGATCATCGTGGACAACCCGGCGGATCTGCCGCCCGAGAACGAGATCGAGGAGATCGCCGAGCCGTGGGTGGAGATCTCCATCTTCACGCCGACGGAGTTCATCGGCACGGTGATGGAGCTGGTGACCCGACGGCGCGGCGAATTCAAGAACCAGGAGTATCTGGATCAGCGCCGGGTGCTGTTGACGTATAAGATCCCGCTAGGCGAGATCCTGGTGGATTTCTACAATGAGTTGAAGGCCCGCACGCGAGGGTATGCCTCGCTGGACTATCAGTTTGACGGCTACCGGCCGGCGGACATGGTCCGGCTGGACGTGCTGGTGAACCAGCAGCCGGTGGATGCCCTCTCCATGATCGTGCATCGTGACCAGGCGTACATCAAGGGACAGCGGCTGGTCTCTAAGATGAAGGAAGTGATCCCCCGTCAGCTGTTCACGGTCCCGATCCAGGCGGCGGTGGGGAAGAAGGTGATCTCCCGTGCGAACGTGAAGGCGCTGCGCAAGGATGTGCTGGCGAAGTGCTATGGGGGCGATGTGACCCGTAAGCGCAAGTTGCTGGAGAGGCAGAAGGCGGGCAAGAAACGCATGAAGAAGGTGGGACGTGTGGAGATCCCGCAGGAGGCCTTCTTCACCATGTTGCGTCTGGAGGAGGAATAG